Genomic segment of Kogia breviceps isolate mKogBre1 chromosome 9, mKogBre1 haplotype 1, whole genome shotgun sequence:
TAGTAAATACGTTAGCACCTATCTATAAAAGATAAGGAATTCTTATTaaaacataaccacaataccatcATCACTCctaaaaaatttataataatttcttaGTATCGTTAAATATTCCCAATTGTCTCATGAACACTTTGATTCTCTTTGCTCAGATTAGGATCCTAATAAGATTCATACATTATGATTAGTTGATATGCAtccagtgtccttttttttttttttttttgcgggcctctcactgttgtggcctctcccattgcggagcacaggctccggacgcgcaggcgcagcggccatggctcacgggcccagccgctccgcggcatgtgggatcttcccggaccgggacacgaacccgcgtcccctgcatcggcaggcgggctctcgaccactgcgccaccagggcagcccctagGGATTTTATGAATACATATATTCCTCTCTTACACGAAGATTAGCGTGCTATCTCTATATTGTTCTATACCTATTTTCTTACTTAGTATATCCTGAAGATCTTTCCCCATCAGTATAGAGAATGTCCCTGTTCATTCGTTTCTTTTACAATCACCTAAAATTGCACTGGGTGGACACTCCATAGTTTATTCAGATCTAGAGGCTCTCTCCTGTAGAAGGATATTTGGGTCGTTTCCAGACTTTGCCAGGACAAACAGTACTGCAGTTAATTACTGTGTACATCTATTTTTCCTGTGTCTGTAGGTAGATCTCCACGGTAACTCTGAGAAATCGGGTCAGCGTGTCAAAGGGGTAAAGGTGTTGGCAATCGCGCTCGATTTTTCCGTAGCGTCTTCCTGCGGTTGCGCTACTTTGCATATGCCTGTCAGTCACCCAGAAGGGTCCCCCACAGACCCCCCCGAGAGGGAGCCGTCAGCCTCAGATTCTCTAAACTGATCTGATAGGTCAACCTAGTATTTCAGTGAGCGTCCCTGCCTTAGTGATGGAGGTCTTCTCTGGGGTGGAGGCCAAGGCCTAGTGTTTCTCATCTGTGTGTGTCCCCCACGCCCGGCCTGGTGTATGGCCTCATCTGCTATGCCTTCTGCAGGAAGCAGCATAGGAGCTGAGCCCTGAGGGGTTTACTCTCTGTGCCTGGGgtagcgggggtggggtgggggggggcagtcgGGCTTCAGGTGGGAGTTAGTGGGGGGAGGGGACCTTCACACAGGCCTGTAGGTTCCATTGTAGCTAAAAGGGGGAGGCATCAGGCAGCCCCCGTCCTCCTCAGGGATCCAGCGCTGGACATAGGTGGAGCCGTTTTCCAGAGGCCACGCGACCACGAGGTCTCTGGATGCCAGGGACGGGTCCTCTGGGAAGAAGTTGAAGGGCCGGAGCAGGAAGCCCACGGAGTTCCCGGGCGTGGCCGTGTTGGGGACGTCCTCGGAGTGGGGGATGTGCAGGAAACCCAGTGTGACCCAGGCCACCAGGTCCTGCGGGAGAGGGGGTGGGCGGTGTTGAGCATGCTcacaggggaagggggtgggccACCCCCCTCGGCCCCATGTTCAAGGGAGGGGCTAATCCAGTGACCGCAGAGCTCGCTCTCCAAGCAGCGAGCCGGCCCTCACCACCCTGAGACCGGGCACAGATCTTGGGACTGAGCCGGGGTCTGGTCTCAGGGTGGGGCTGGAAGAGGGCAGAGCTGGTACCTCGTCTTCTATGTTCTCATTGTTGTGAAGAAACTCCTCAAAGACCACAGGTGGGTCCCAGGGGTCGTTCTGGTTGTAGATACTACTGCTGCACAGTTCAGACTCCCGGTATTTGGTCACTGCCAGGGGGTACCTGTCCGGGCACAGAAGAAGGtagcctccagcccctccccgggAACATCTTCAGGGTCCACGGTGGGGGAAGGTGACTGCCCTCCCTTGGATGCGGGATCACCCCCTGGGGGTCAGCCAGACGCACTGTCAACAGAGGCTCCAGGGCTCCGCGGGGGCTCCGTACTTCCCCTCCCCAAACCCAGAGCCACGTGACCGAGAAAGTacacgcgtgcgcgcgcgcacacacgcacacgcacacgcacgcctAGATACACCACAGCACAGACTCAGAATCTCATGGACGGACACACGCGGCCACAGGGAAACACAGGGACACTGAGAGGCGCCTCCAGCCCTCCCGGGCCGCCCTCACCTGGCCCAGGTGAcggccctctcctcctcccagcccgGGGGCAGCACTTGGTCAGCCATGGAGTGGATCTGCAGTCGGTAGCTGCGCTTGTGGCCCCAGGGGTTCTCCTGGGGGCTGGTAAAGAGCAGGTACTTGGGCAGAGTCTGTCTGAAGCGGAAGGCCGCCTGACGCTCCGAGGAGAACCTCGTCTCCTGGAGAGTCGGCTGGACCAGGCGGTGTCTCGGGCTCCAGGGGTTGGTGATGTTTTCTAGCTTCATCTGCAGGGTCTGGAAGCTATTCTTGGTGCCTGAGTGTgtgcagggaaggaggagaatcAGGCGCCCTGCCCGCAAGCGTCCTCACTCGCCCTGGGCCCTCCTTCCCGACCACACCCAACAACAAACCGCGGGGGCCGTGAAGAGGATGTCAGGGGCGTGCACTGAGCCAGCCGCGGTGGAGGGAAGGGACCGAGGAGCTAGAAGACAGCTGCAGGGATTCCACCGTGATTCCGGACAGCTCCTCTTGAGGGCAGAGCTCTGTGTCTGTTTGCTGAGGCCGTGGCCCCAGCAAAGGGCAGCTGGCCTCTCCCCAGGGGAAGGGACTATGTCAGTGCCCTCTGGGCTCAGGGGCGAGAGGGCCGGAGTGAGAAGAAGCCGACCACCTGGTCATGGGGGGCTCCTCTGACGTGTGATCTGACGTCAGGCCAAATCCTGTCATTACGCCCTCGTCATCTTTTAAGGGGGACACCACTCACTCAAGAGACACAAGGAGTATTCCCGATGTCACCGCATCCACTCAGAGCACCGGGCAGCGGCGTTTCTTATACTCCTTGGTATCATCACCTCCCCCGTCCTGTGCACACCTTTCTATCCGGTCCGTCCCCCTGGGGGGTCAATGCAGCATCAGGGGAACAGCTGGCCCTATTCACGTTCACCAGTTTGCAGGGGCACACAGATTTCTAGCACTGCAGGCTCCACGCGTGCAGGCTGGGTAACCTCTCCCGGTATCGCgcttccggggggggggggtctagGCACCATCTCGCATGAGTGTAAGTTATCGCTCGGATGCGAACATCTGGCCCGGAGGGTGGTTCCGAGCCCGAGTCCTACCTGCCACGTCCAGGTCCACGCGGTAATGCACTAGGTGTGTGTGTACGTTGCCCGTCAGGTGTGTGTGCAGGCGGGACCCGTGGCGCAGCCCCTCGGGGGTGTAGAAGGTGGCGTGGACATAGCCGGTGGCGTGCATCTTGGCCTCCATCACCCCATTGGGGTAGAAGAGGAAGTCCCAGATATAGTCGTAATTGTAGACCGTCGAAGTGGTCCTCAGCACCAGCACCTGGCCCTTGAGGCCCGCATAGAAGTTGAAGCCGTCGCTGAAGTTGGAGTCAAAGTGCCGCCAGATGGGCACCCCCGTAGGCATCTCAAAGAGACAGAGGGCTCGGGGGTAGAGGACAGGACCGTCGGTGTCGTAGTAGTGGAGGGCGTCTAGGAAGGTGGCCGTCTCCGGGCAGTCGATGCCAGGGGCCAGCTCCTGAGTGACGCTGCCCAAGCCCCAGCCGACGTCCATGTACTTGGTCTGCATACCCGCGGGTGTGTGTCCTCCGTACAGCGCCACGGCCTCCTGCACGCTCACCTCGTAGGCTATACGCTCACCTCCGAAGTGCACGTCCAGGACCTGCAGCCCCGAGGATGAGCGCAGCCGGAAGGCGAAGCTCCAGCCCCCGTAGAGCACGGCGTTGCCCTCCAGTCTGTAGCGGGGGCCCTCGGGCTGCACCAGGCGGGGGCCGTTCGTGTTGATGGCGAAGTCGCCACGCGGCTGGTAGAAGGAGAAGAGGGCTGCCTCTGGTAGGTTCTCTCCGTCCTTGCCCTTGGCGAGCGGGTCTTCCAGGACGACCGCGTCCACCTCTCCGGCCTCATACTTCTGAGCCAGCTCTGCGGGGCTGCGGTAGAACTTCCCGTTGTACCAGACCCGCTCCACCGTCCAGTCCTGGGGGTTCATGCTTGCGTGATCCACCAGGAGCTCCAGCCCGGTGGGGTGCAAGAAGTAGCCTTTCACATGGCGCTGCAAGATGAGCCAAGAGCGCCGCTGGCCGGAGGCCAAGCCACGGGGCGCCACATCCGTGAACGTCAGGCACCGCTCCTGGCAGTTTCCGAACGTGAAGCCCGTGGTGCGACGGAAAAACTGGTGCAGGGGCTTGCTGACCTCCTCCAGGGTGTGGCTCAGGAGGGTATACTCCGCCTTGGAGACGGGCCTGGAGGCCCAGGAGGCCTGGTGCCCGGGCTTGTGGAGCAGGTGTCGCATGTAATGGGGCCTGGGCAGCGGTCCCACAGCAAACTCGGTGATGTTGGGGTGCTCCTGGGCTCCGAAGAAGATGACAGCGCGCGCTTCCCGAACAGGAGGCCGGTGGCCTTTATCCAGGAATTTCAGCACGTGTTGCTTCTTGGGCAGCAACATCTCAATGAGGAACACGGAGTTCTTGGCCATGGTCAACGTGCTGGATGGCTGCAGCCTCAGCTCCTCCTGGGACCAAAGGAAGCTGTGCACGGCCTTCAGCTCTTGGGCGCTCAGGTCTGCAAACACCCTGCCTTTGCTGCCGGGGGTCTGTGGGGGGCCCTCTGCCGCGGCCAACGTCTGTAGCACCAGGATGGCAGCACCCGCCCAGGCGAGGGCCAGGGTCCTCTGCCCCATGGTCTGGAATGCAGTGGAATAGATGAACTTAGTTTTATGGGAGGAAACGGGTTTCTACCAGGTCGGGCCTTGGACTACGATGTCCCCGGGCCTCGTGTTTTTCCCACAGACTCACTTCCTGGCGCGTCCCCGCCCAGCTCGAGGCAGCCCTCGGTGGCCGCAGGGGACCCACGCAGCCGCCAACTGCTCTGGTCTCTGCTGCCCGTCGATTTTAATTCTGCTCTCTCCTCCCGGCTCCGTAAACCTCTTTCGGTCCCGTGCATTTTCTTACTTGTGCAAactccttttccccttctctgtGCGTTATCTCTGCGGGGCAGCTCTTATCTCTCCAGCTTTAGGTCACTCAGAGATGCACAGTGTCCCTCAAATGCCACAAAATGCTTATTGGGCCATGGGTATTGACGGCAAAACTGCATTTTTGATACAACACGATATTTTTTTATGTAGATAAAATCTGAAATTTAGTGTAGAAGTTCAAAGATttggctctggagccaggctgccagaTTTCGAGTGCTAGTACATCTCACCATTGggaacagctgtgtgaccttggctccTTGCTtaaactctctgggcctccattcaCCCAAcggtgaaatggaaataaatggaaaaatcgcTTGGACAATAAGGATAAAGTGTTTAGAACAAAGCCTGCCTCCCGGGGAGCGCTCAAGAAATGCGAGCtactcttctttttaaagttaacCATGAGGATATACTCTCTGATGCCAGAATAGTTAACCTTCTGAGCCCCGGAGAGAGGTTTGACTGGTTAGGCTACAGACCTGCGCCTACCCAGCTGAGGGGGAGGACGGGCTGCTGGCCCCGCCCAGGCTTCTTTAGCCCCTCCAGTGGGGCCCTCCGGCTGCGGCCATCCAAGGCCAAGGCCACGAGGAGGGCACTCAGGGAGCCGTCATCCCGGGGGGCAATTCAGGGAGATGCTCTCTCCCCTTCCATTTTGAGGGGACGATCCCCTCCCCTCTGGTTCCTCATCTTGTTCCCTACCCGCCCCGCCCACCCTGCACTGGTGGGAAGGACCAAGGAAGGACTCACGCGATCTCCTCTCCAGCCTGAAGGGGTGCGGGCGCTGTAGGGGCTGCTAGGTGAATCCAGAGCCAGCAGAAGGGTATGTGGTGAGCTCCTGCTCTACTATTAAATTTTGCtcgagcctctttttttttttttttaactagactTTACTGAGAGAAGttctaggttcacagcaaaactgagagaaatgtaCAGAGATCCCATATagctcccccccaacccccacctccGCGTAACTTTGCCGCTATCAACTTCCCCCACCTGAGTGATACGTTTGTTACAATGTAGCGCTGTGAACCTGcaatgacacatcattatcacccaaagtccatagcttccattagggttcactcttggtgttgtacattctatgggttttgacaaatgtgtaaggACAAGCATCCGTCATTATAGTACCGTACAGAGCAGTTTCACTGCTCAAA
This window contains:
- the AOC1 gene encoding diamine oxidase [copper-containing], with the translated sequence MGQRTLALAWAGAAILVLQTLAAAEGPPQTPGSKGRVFADLSAQELKAVHSFLWSQEELRLQPSSTLTMAKNSVFLIEMLLPKKQHVLKFLDKGHRPPVREARAVIFFGAQEHPNITEFAVGPLPRPHYMRHLLHKPGHQASWASRPVSKAEYTLLSHTLEEVSKPLHQFFRRTTGFTFGNCQERCLTFTDVAPRGLASGQRRSWLILQRHVKGYFLHPTGLELLVDHASMNPQDWTVERVWYNGKFYRSPAELAQKYEAGEVDAVVLEDPLAKGKDGENLPEAALFSFYQPRGDFAINTNGPRLVQPEGPRYRLEGNAVLYGGWSFAFRLRSSSGLQVLDVHFGGERIAYEVSVQEAVALYGGHTPAGMQTKYMDVGWGLGSVTQELAPGIDCPETATFLDALHYYDTDGPVLYPRALCLFEMPTGVPIWRHFDSNFSDGFNFYAGLKGQVLVLRTTSTVYNYDYIWDFLFYPNGVMEAKMHATGYVHATFYTPEGLRHGSRLHTHLTGNVHTHLVHYRVDLDVAGTKNSFQTLQMKLENITNPWSPRHRLVQPTLQETRFSSERQAAFRFRQTLPKYLLFTSPQENPWGHKRSYRLQIHSMADQVLPPGWEEERAVTWARYPLAVTKYRESELCSSSIYNQNDPWDPPVVFEEFLHNNENIEDEDLVAWVTLGFLHIPHSEDVPNTATPGNSVGFLLRPFNFFPEDPSLASRDLVVAWPLENGSTYVQRWIPEEDGGCLMPPPFSYNGTYRPV